A region from the Candidatus Methylomirabilota bacterium genome encodes:
- a CDS encoding ABC transporter ATP-binding protein: MSHFVRRVSAYLWPHRGRILWALLQVCLISGFELLKPWPVKLIIDSVLGGQPLPAGLGGTFTAGGLLLAACLMLVVIYAAVGAFTVLCNYTTISIGQRMVRDLRSDLYAHLHRLSMAFHSRAQAGDLLYRVTADTFALQSLTMNCLFPAATALILLVGMAVIMLRLDWQLTLLALAVCPFLLLTIGRLNRRITAAASEVRERESEVYGVVQRAMAAMRVIQAFTRENEEHRRFMTASERSLDAGLRLYTLQTFYAGVVNLVIAVGTAAVVWMGARHVMDGTLTVGGLVVFISYLASLYVPINNMFQVYGLAQSARVGVQRVLEVLDVERDLPDGTRVFPPEGARGEIEWRDVEFGYSPGAAVLHRVSLRVAPGQRVAVVGATGAGKSTLLSLLPRFYDPTRGRVLIDGVDAREYRLDSLRRQIAMVLQPPLLFPVSVRENIAFGRPDARIEEIVAAAKAARIHDTITRLPRGYDTAVGEQGVTLSEGEKQRITIARAILRDSPILILDEPTSALDPQTEGFVMEALEQLQAGRTTLIIAHRLSTVRMADLVVVLKDGRIVEHGSLETLLARRGPFAAMYGSQSQEPRQEDSLVIP; the protein is encoded by the coding sequence GTGAGCCACTTCGTCCGCCGCGTCTCCGCCTACCTCTGGCCGCACCGCGGGCGCATCCTGTGGGCGCTGCTGCAGGTCTGCCTGATCAGCGGCTTCGAGCTGCTCAAGCCCTGGCCGGTCAAGCTGATCATCGACTCGGTGCTGGGCGGGCAGCCGCTGCCCGCCGGACTGGGGGGCACCTTCACCGCGGGCGGCCTGCTCCTCGCCGCGTGCCTCATGCTCGTGGTGATCTACGCCGCGGTCGGCGCGTTCACGGTGCTGTGCAACTACACCACCATCAGCATCGGCCAGCGGATGGTGCGCGACCTGCGCAGCGACCTCTACGCCCATCTCCACCGGCTCTCGATGGCGTTCCACAGCCGCGCCCAGGCCGGCGACCTCCTCTACCGGGTGACCGCCGACACGTTCGCGCTGCAGTCGCTCACCATGAACTGCCTGTTCCCGGCCGCCACCGCGCTGATCCTCCTGGTCGGCATGGCGGTGATCATGCTGCGCCTCGACTGGCAGCTCACCCTGCTCGCGCTGGCGGTGTGCCCGTTCCTGCTCCTGACCATCGGCCGGTTGAACCGCCGCATCACGGCGGCGGCCAGTGAGGTGCGCGAGCGGGAGAGCGAGGTGTACGGCGTCGTGCAGCGGGCGATGGCCGCGATGCGGGTCATCCAGGCCTTCACCCGGGAGAACGAGGAGCATCGCCGGTTCATGACCGCGAGCGAGCGCAGCCTCGATGCCGGGCTCCGCCTCTACACCCTGCAGACGTTCTATGCGGGGGTGGTCAATCTGGTCATCGCGGTCGGCACCGCCGCGGTGGTGTGGATGGGCGCCCGCCACGTGATGGACGGCACACTCACCGTCGGCGGGCTGGTGGTGTTCATCTCGTACCTGGCCTCGCTCTACGTGCCGATCAACAACATGTTCCAGGTGTACGGCCTGGCCCAGAGCGCCCGGGTCGGCGTGCAGCGCGTGCTCGAGGTGCTCGACGTGGAGCGGGACCTGCCCGACGGCACCCGGGTGTTCCCGCCCGAGGGCGCCCGCGGCGAGATCGAGTGGCGCGACGTGGAGTTCGGGTACTCGCCGGGGGCGGCGGTCCTCCATCGAGTGAGCTTGCGCGTGGCCCCCGGCCAGCGCGTGGCGGTGGTGGGGGCCACCGGCGCCGGCAAGTCCACCCTGCTCAGCCTGCTGCCCCGCTTCTACGATCCGACGCGCGGGCGCGTGCTGATCGACGGCGTGGATGCCCGCGAGTATCGGCTGGACTCCCTGCGCCGGCAGATTGCGATGGTGCTGCAGCCGCCGCTGCTATTCCCGGTGAGCGTGCGCGAGAACATCGCCTTCGGCCGGCCCGACGCCCGGATCGAGGAGATCGTGGCGGCGGCCAAGGCCGCGCGCATCCACGACACCATCACCCGTCTGCCCCGCGGCTACGACACCGCGGTGGGCGAGCAGGGCGTCACCCTGTCGGAGGGCGAGAAGCAGCGGATCACGATCGCCCGCGCCATCCTGCGCGATTCGCCGATCCTGATCCTGGACGAGCCCACCTCCGCCCTGGACCCGCAGACGGAAGGCTTCGTCATGGAGGCCCTCGAGCAGCTGCAGGCGGGCCGCACCACCCTGATCATCGCGCACCGGCTCTCGACGGTGCGGATGGCGGACCTGGTGGTGGTGCTCAAGGACGGCCGCATCGTCGAGCACGGCTCGCTGGAGACCCTGCTCGCCCGCCGTGGTCCCTTCGCCGCCATGTACGGGTCACAGTCGCAGGAGCCACGGCAGGAAGATTCGCTTGTCATCCCGTAG
- a CDS encoding class I SAM-dependent methyltransferase encodes MKRAYKLYAPAYDFVFDWIFHPGREAAIQLLDIQRGHNVLEVGIGTGLNLPLYPTNCRLTGIDLSEEMLQKAQDKVVELGLGNVTLKTMDATTMDFGQGEFDSVVATYTISAVPDPVGVLREMKRVVKPGGNIVILNHFRSERPVVGRLEDLVAPVCTRLGWKSNLSLEPLLRQVGLIPEITTKVNLFNGWRLIKCVNPK; translated from the coding sequence GTGAAGCGGGCGTACAAGCTCTACGCGCCCGCCTACGACTTCGTCTTCGACTGGATCTTCCACCCCGGCCGTGAGGCCGCCATCCAGCTTCTCGACATCCAGCGCGGCCACAACGTGCTGGAGGTCGGGATCGGCACGGGCCTCAACCTCCCCCTCTACCCCACCAACTGCCGACTGACCGGCATCGATCTCTCCGAGGAGATGCTCCAGAAGGCCCAGGACAAGGTGGTGGAGCTGGGGCTGGGGAACGTGACGCTGAAGACCATGGACGCCACCACCATGGACTTCGGGCAGGGGGAGTTCGACTCGGTGGTGGCCACCTACACCATCAGCGCGGTGCCGGACCCGGTCGGCGTGCTTCGCGAGATGAAGCGGGTCGTGAAGCCTGGGGGCAACATCGTGATCCTGAACCACTTCCGAAGCGAGCGACCCGTGGTGGGCCGCCTCGAAGACCTCGTCGCGCCCGTCTGCACCCGCCTCGGATGGAAGTCGAACCTGTCGCTCGAGCCCCTCCTGCGTCAGGTGGGCCTGATCCCCGAGATCACCACCAAGGTGAATCTGTTCAACGGGTGGCGGCTGATCAAGTGCGTCAACCCTAAATAG